A genomic window from Gossypium hirsutum isolate 1008001.06 chromosome D12, Gossypium_hirsutum_v2.1, whole genome shotgun sequence includes:
- the LOC107942601 gene encoding protein MAINTENANCE OF MERISTEMS-like produces MARLIGTDRHISDAVNNADSFRLLRGRVSVLKKAPDARLMSYLELARFGSVALIRSSDLLFDLLPALVEWWRPETYTFHFPCGECMVTLEDVASQLGLPIDGSPVTGVSSFTDPAALYYQLLGDSPGDGESYFSGIKFTWLKAKIGQLSATATEDELMCAAREYIMHIVGGLLMPVANGDNVHLMYLPLLAHLFTASSYSWDPPF; encoded by the exons atggctCGATTGATTGGAACCGATAGACACATATCTGATGCGGTTAATAACGCG GACTCGTTCCGATTATTAAGGGGTCGTGTGAGTGTTTTAAAGAAAGCTCCGGATGCACGATTGATGTCGTACTTGGAGCTAGCTAGATTTGGGTCAGTAGCATTGATCCGGTCCTCCGACTTGCTCTTTGATTTATTACCTGCGCTAGTGGAGTGGTGGCGCCCGGAGACCTACACTTTTCATTTTCCGTGCGGGGAGTGCATGGTGACCTTGGAGGATGTTGCATCGCAGCTTGGGCTCCCAATTGACGGGAGTCCCGTAACGGGAGTATCTTCATTTACCGATCCGGCTGCACTTTATTATCAGCTCCTAGGAGACTCGCCAGGGGACGGTGAGTCATATTTTTCCGGCATAAAATTTACATGGCTGAAAGCCAAAATTGGACAATTATCAGCGACTGCCACTGAAGATGAGTTGATGTGCGCTGCTCGAGAGTACATCATGCATATCGTAGGGGGACTACTCATGCCTGTTGCAAACGGCGACAATGTGCATTTGATGTACTTGCCCCTGTTAGCTCATTTGTTCACTGCTAGCTCATATAGCTGGGATCCGCCGTTTTAG